The sequence below is a genomic window from Dehalococcoidales bacterium.
CTTTGGCTTCCATTCCGGTGACAATCTTGTTCATATAGACCAGGTTGCGAGGGCAGTGCATGGTGCCGCGGGCGGAAAGAGCCACCACGGAGATAGCCCCGGCCAGGCCGCGGGCGGTCAGGGTGGTGCCGTCGACCGGGTCCACGGCGATATCGACTTTGGGCTCGGTGCCGTCACCGATTTTTTCGCCGATATAGAGCATCGGCGCTTCGTCTTTTTCCCCTTCCCCGATGACTACGATGCCGTCCATGCGCACGAAGCCGAGCACGTTACGCATGGCGTTTACCGCCGCCTGGTCCACCAGTATTTTGTCGCCTTTGCCCAGGTGCTGCGCGGCGGCCATAGCGGCGGCCTCGGTAACGCGCACCAACTCCATGGCGATGTTCCGCTCGATGGGCTGACCGTTATTTTTCGTAGCCATATTATGTTAGTTTCCTCCCTGTTTTGATGGTTGGTCGGGGTGAGAGGATTCGAACCTCCGACCTTCCCGATTCAATCGGGACGCGCTGACCGACCACGCATTTGGCGCTTAATTTTCTTTTTCATTGGTCGGGGTGAGAGGATTCGAACCTCCGACCTTCCCGATTCAATCGGGACGCGCTGACCGACCACGCATTTGGCGCTTAATTTTCTTTTTCATTGGTCGGGGTGAGAGGATTCGAACCTCCGACCTCAGCGTCCCAAACGCTGCGCGCTAAACCAACTGCGCTACACCCCGATGGGGTAAGTAACAAGTATCAAGTGACAAGTATCAAACCCCGCCCTGTTTGTTAAGTATTTGTTAATAACAGTATAGTTTAGAGTCCAGACCGGCGCAATAGGTGGCAGCACCAGTACATAACAAAAGAGGGGCTTGGCGCCCCTCTCCGGTTTCCATTTTTATGGTAAAAACTAGTCCCGGCAATCGGGGCATTTATCATAATCGCTTAATGGCGTGCCTGATGTCTTGGCCACGTATTCAATCTGTTTTTCCGGCGCCCAGTACTGGCCGCAGACCGGGCATTTCCTCATCTTGAACTTGATGCTGTTATGCGGCCATTTGATGGTCCGGGTGCCCTTAACGTCCTCCATGGTGATGGCGCCGGTGGGGCAACTGAAAGAACAGGAGCCGCAGCCGATGCACGCCTCAGAAAAATCCTCGTTGAAGGGCGTGGTAAGCTCCCGATCCACCCCCCGCTTGGCCAGACTGATGGCGGCCACACCGACCACCTCGTCACAGGTACGGGCGCAGTTGGCGCAGAGAATGCACTTGTTGTTGCCCTCCTGCTCCACGAAGCGGGTCTTTTCCACGCCGGCCTTTTTGGCCAGGGAGATAATTTCTTCGGAGTCCGGGCAGCGGGCCAGCAAAAGC
It includes:
- a CDS encoding 2Fe-2S iron-sulfur cluster-binding protein, with amino-acid sequence MLNITINGRQIKAKEGATVLQAARDHNIYIPTLCANDAVAPYGACRLCLVEIKTAKGRERLVTSCIYLVEEGLAVQTETERIGKIRKMLLELLLARCPDSEEIISLAKKAGVEKTRFVEQEGNNKCILCANCARTCDEVVGVAAISLAKRGVDRELTTPFNEDFSEACIGCGSCSFSCPTGAITMEDVKGTRTIKWPHNSIKFKMRKCPVCGQYWAPEKQIEYVAKTSGTPLSDYDKCPDCRD